A window of the Streptomyces sp. Ag109_O5-10 genome harbors these coding sequences:
- a CDS encoding Uma2 family endonuclease: MSVATDHTGPWTVPDVLALPEDRTTRYELLGESLVMSPAPGVRHQRASFRLHVILDAAARAAGAPVEVLEAVNVVLPSGLVVPDLVVTDAGATAEDTVSVDADAVQLVVELVSPGNKTMDRKFKPLLYAEAAIPHFWRLEFEPAPRLIVSELHGGRYVETITALAGTTTQIHTPFALDIDPAGLARQ; the protein is encoded by the coding sequence ATGAGCGTTGCTACCGACCACACCGGGCCCTGGACCGTCCCTGACGTCCTGGCGCTGCCCGAGGACCGTACGACCCGATACGAGCTGCTCGGAGAGTCCCTGGTGATGTCGCCCGCGCCTGGAGTCCGTCACCAGCGGGCATCCTTCCGGCTGCACGTAATCCTCGACGCCGCCGCCCGCGCGGCCGGCGCCCCGGTAGAGGTCCTGGAAGCCGTCAACGTCGTGCTGCCGTCCGGTCTGGTCGTACCCGACCTGGTGGTCACCGACGCGGGCGCCACCGCCGAAGACACCGTCAGCGTGGACGCCGACGCCGTCCAGCTCGTCGTCGAACTCGTCTCCCCAGGCAACAAGACCATGGACCGCAAGTTCAAGCCCCTCCTCTACGCCGAAGCCGCGATCCCGCACTTCTGGCGCCTGGAGTTCGAACCGGCCCCACGCCTGATCGTCAGCGAACTCCACGGCGGCCGGTACGTCGAAACGATCACCGCACTCGCCGGTACCACCACACAGATCCACACCCCGTTCGCCTTGGACATCGACCCGGCCGGACTCGCCCGCCAGTAG
- a CDS encoding DNA-binding transcriptional regulator codes for MDRDTNDTAGFTAIDALLAGAGQQVPLPSPDVRRQVREGVGLSKAQVARAVGVSASTLSGWEAGREPGGKPRERYAYFLQQAQAKLDSPTATGPAATGPAAAGSAGPAETAPATADDGQEHDDSGEDLLAVPRPCVLCGQPARHQVAGFPQHLDPAECTTMAMQPAPAPEAAPAPSPPPAPAPVQSRTGRPGQGSRWVKVVAAGRRVQPADAPDPLTGRISSAVAAALAEHGGDVTAATEALVKRAIPDAMALLDQARLGGRYDIVAHPWLPDVLRKQTARGADQIWEARPKWTRPELPTGAHEVTALDINGAYLSALKTHLPLGQLEHSTGGRHDRRRAGIHLITPPDWDHDAVLPNPIGSRDEPGPLWVTEPTLRLLLRISGPKYALCDPPVIHESWTSGATEGLLEKFRITLKDARDTAIADGDDVTLEYVKAMYSKFVSTMGESNYNRELYRTDWMHLIRSQAFANLWWKAHRAWDEGLMVVRAMGTDELHVTGDWQAVFPEGRGVTEVKVKDVYTVGDATPTTPEEA; via the coding sequence ATGGACCGGGACACGAACGACACCGCCGGCTTCACGGCCATCGACGCACTCCTGGCCGGCGCCGGGCAGCAGGTCCCGCTGCCGAGCCCGGACGTCCGCCGCCAGGTGCGCGAAGGCGTGGGCCTGTCGAAGGCCCAGGTGGCCCGCGCAGTCGGCGTGAGCGCGTCGACGCTCAGCGGCTGGGAAGCCGGCCGTGAGCCCGGCGGCAAGCCCCGCGAGCGCTACGCGTACTTCCTGCAACAGGCACAGGCCAAGCTCGACAGCCCAACGGCCACCGGCCCCGCGGCCACCGGCCCCGCGGCCGCCGGTAGCGCCGGCCCTGCCGAGACGGCACCGGCCACCGCCGACGACGGCCAGGAACACGACGACAGCGGCGAGGACCTGCTTGCCGTACCACGGCCGTGTGTGCTGTGCGGGCAGCCGGCCCGCCACCAGGTCGCCGGGTTCCCCCAGCACCTGGACCCAGCCGAATGCACCACCATGGCCATGCAGCCGGCCCCGGCACCCGAAGCGGCCCCCGCACCCTCGCCTCCGCCTGCTCCGGCCCCCGTGCAGAGCCGTACTGGCCGGCCGGGGCAGGGTTCGCGCTGGGTGAAGGTTGTGGCGGCCGGCCGCCGGGTGCAGCCCGCCGACGCTCCGGACCCGCTCACGGGCCGGATCTCCTCGGCGGTCGCGGCCGCCCTCGCCGAGCACGGCGGCGACGTCACGGCCGCCACCGAGGCCCTGGTCAAGCGGGCGATCCCGGACGCGATGGCCCTGCTCGACCAGGCCCGCCTCGGCGGCCGCTACGACATCGTCGCGCACCCGTGGCTGCCCGACGTCCTGCGCAAGCAGACCGCGCGCGGCGCCGACCAGATCTGGGAAGCCCGCCCGAAGTGGACCCGCCCCGAACTCCCCACCGGCGCCCACGAGGTGACCGCCCTGGACATCAACGGCGCCTACCTGTCGGCGCTGAAGACGCACCTGCCGCTGGGGCAGCTGGAGCACTCCACCGGCGGCCGGCACGACCGCCGCCGGGCCGGTATCCACCTGATCACCCCACCCGACTGGGACCACGACGCGGTACTGCCCAACCCCATCGGCAGCCGCGACGAACCGGGCCCGCTGTGGGTGACCGAGCCGACCCTGCGCCTGCTCCTGCGGATCTCCGGCCCGAAGTACGCCCTGTGCGACCCGCCCGTCATCCACGAGTCGTGGACGTCCGGGGCCACCGAGGGCCTCCTGGAGAAGTTCCGCATCACCCTCAAGGACGCCCGCGACACCGCGATCGCCGACGGCGACGACGTGACACTGGAGTACGTCAAGGCCATGTACTCCAAGTTCGTCTCCACCATGGGCGAGTCGAACTACAACCGCGAGCTCTACCGCACCGACTGGATGCACCTCATCCGCTCCCAGGCCTTCGCCAACCTCTGGTGGAAAGCCCACCGCGCCTGGGACGAAGGCCTCATGGTCGTCCGCGCCATGGGCACCGACGAACTCCACGTCACCGGCGACTGGCAAGCTGTCTTCCCCGAAGGGCGCGGCGTGACCGAGGTCAAGGTCAAGGACGTCTACACCGTCGGCGACGCCACCCCTACGACCCCGGAAGAGGCCTGA
- a CDS encoding transcriptional regulator: MPERNIDFGKYGARGIKGHEAVARQLDALAGYIATPVTARRGLLARLHYLTRSDHARTAARAAGLTVTPRTIRAWLAGTRRPSRASLAAIEQAYRTVRRENVARYLLARLNRDGRGTRVEIHPLDQSRVSPPHQRVVALRTMNVRRWDRIVAAWAADDDSALDEAWVDQVVDLGSQWGQYEYVTNIGFAA, from the coding sequence ATGCCCGAACGCAACATCGACTTCGGCAAGTACGGCGCCCGCGGCATCAAGGGCCATGAGGCTGTGGCCCGGCAGCTGGACGCCCTCGCCGGGTACATCGCCACCCCGGTTACCGCCCGGCGAGGCCTGCTCGCCCGCCTGCACTACCTCACCCGCAGCGACCACGCCCGCACCGCCGCCCGCGCGGCCGGCCTCACCGTCACACCCCGCACCATCCGGGCCTGGCTCGCCGGCACCCGCCGGCCCTCCCGCGCCAGCCTCGCCGCGATCGAGCAGGCCTACCGCACGGTCAGGCGTGAGAACGTCGCCCGCTACCTCCTCGCCCGCCTCAACCGCGACGGCCGCGGCACCCGCGTGGAGATCCACCCCCTCGACCAGTCCCGCGTCTCCCCACCCCACCAGCGCGTGGTCGCCCTCCGGACCATGAACGTCCGCCGCTGGGACCGGATCGTCGCGGCATGGGCCGCCGACGACGACTCCGCGCTCGACGAGGCCTGGGTGGACCAGGTCGTCGACCTCGGCTCCCAGTGGGGCCAGTACGAGTACGTCACCAACATCGGATTCGCCGCCTGA